The nucleotide sequence tccaTACTATCCCTGCCATCAAACAtccctaccatcactaccatctctaccatcactaccagcCCTAGCAACATACATCCCTACCAGCCTTACCAGGATGCATCCCTACCATCCCTGCCATCAAACATCCCTACCATCATTACCAGtcctaccatcactaccatccctACCACCCTTACCATCCATTCAATCCCTACCGTCAGACAACCCTACTGTCAAACATCCCTACTGTCAAACATCCCTACTGTCTAACATCCCTTCTATCATACCACCCTACCATCCATACCATCCCTAACATCAAACTTCACTAACATCCCTACCATATCTACCATCAATCATCATTAccatccatgtcatctctacaATCAAacatccctaccatccctacgATTCCTTCCATCCCTACCATCAAACATCCCTACAATCCCTACCATCCTTGCCATCCCTACCAGCCATACCAATCCTACCATCCATACCATACCTACCATCCCTACCAACCCTACCATCGCTACCATCATACATCACTACAATCCCTACAATCCCTAACAtcactaccatccctaccatcaaaCATCCCTACCAATCCTACCATCCCTACCAatcctaccatccctaccattcCTACCATCCCTACTATCAAACAtccctaccatcactaccatccctaccatccctaccatcaaaCATCcttaccatccctaccatcagatgctgttcttccactaatctcatttgaactcccctccaagtctccgaccactaccttgtatccttttccctctcgctctcatccaacacttcccactctgcccctactcggatggtatcgcgccgtcccaaccttcgctctctctcccccgctactctctcctcttccatcctatcatctcttccctctgctcaaaccttctccaacctatctcctgattctgcctcctcaaccctcctctcctccctttctgcatcctttgactctctatgtcccctatcctccaggccggctcggtcctcccctcctgctccgtggctcgacgactcattgcgagctcacagaacagggctccgggcagccgagcggaaatggaggagaactcgcctccatgcggacctggcatcctttcactccctcctctctacattttcctcttctgtctctgctgctaaagccactttctaccactctaaattccaagcatctgcctctaaccctaggaagctctttgccaccttctcctccctcctgaatcctcctccccctcccccccccccccccccccccccccccctcctccctctctgcggatgacttcgtcaaccattttgaaaagaaggtcgacgacatccgatcctcgtttgctaagtcaaacgacaccgctggttctgctcacactgccctaccctgtgctttgacctctttctcccctctctccccagatgaaatctcgcgtcttgtgacggccggccgcccaacaacctgcccgcttgaccctatcccctcctctcttctccagaccatttccggagaccttctcccttacctcacctcgctcatcaactcatccttgaccgctggctacgtcccttccgtcttcaagagagcgagagttgcaccccttctgaaaaaacctacactcgatccctccgatgtcaacaactacagaccagtatcccttctttcttttctctccaaaactcttgaacgtgccgtccttggccagctctcctgctatctctctcagaatgaccttcttgatccaaatcagtcaggtttcaagacgagtcattcaactgagactgctcttctctgtgtcacggaggcgctccgcactgctaaagctaactctctctcctctgctctcatccttctagacctatcggctgcctttgatactgtgaaccatcagatcctcctctccaccctctccgagttgggcatctccggcgcggcccacgcttggattgcgtcctacctgacaggtcgctcctaccaggtggcgtggcgagaatctgtctccgcaccacgtgctctcaccactggtgtcccccagggctctgttctaggccctctcctattctcgctatacaccaagtcacttggctctgtcataacctcacatggtctctcctatcattgctatgcagacgacacacaattaatcttctcctttcccccttctgataaccaggtggcgaatcgcatctctgcatgtctggcagacatatcagtgtggatgacggatcaccacctcaagctgaacctcggcaagacggagctgctcttcctcccggggaaggactgcccgttccatgatctcgccatcacggttgacaactccattgtgtcctcctcccagagtgctaagaaccttggcgtgatcctggacaacaccctgtcgttctcaactcacatcaaggcggtgacccgttcctgtaggttcatgctctacaacattcgcagagtacgaccctgcctcacacaggaagcggcgcaggtcctaatccaggcacttgtcatctcccgtctggattactgcaactcgctgttggctgggctccctgcctgtgctattaaacccctacaactcatccagaacgccgcagcccgtctggtgttcaaccttcccaagttgtctcacgtcaccccgctcctccgctctctccactggcttccagttgaagctcgcatccgctacaagaccatggtgcttgcctacggagctgtgaggggaacggcacctccgtaccttcaggctctgatcaggccctacacccaaacaagggcactgcgttcatccacctctggcctgctcgcctccctacctctgaggaagtacagttcccgctcagcccagtcaaaactgttcgctgctctggcaccccaatggtggaacaaactccctcacgacgccaggtcagcggagtcaatcaccaccttccggagacacctgaaaccccacctctttaaggaatacctaggataggataaagtaatccttctaaccccccccccccttaaaagatttagatgcactattgtaaagtggctgttccactggatatcataaggtgaatgcaccaatttgtaagtcgctctggataagagcgtctgctaaatgacttaaatgtaaatgtaaatgtaatcaaaCATCACTACCATCTCTTCCATCCCTACCTGCCCAATCATCTATACAGGCTCTACCAGCCCTACTGTCCCTACCAGCCCTGTCAGCATACATCCCTACCAGCCCTACCATCATACACCCCTACCATCATATATTCCTACCATCATACATCCCTACCATCATACACCATTACCATCCCTACCAACCCTACTATCCCTACCAGAATATATCCCCGCCATTCCAACAAGCTTACATCACTACCAGCCCTACCAaccctaccatcactaccagCCCTACCATCACTACTAGCCCTACTAGCCCTACCATCACTACCAGCCCTACCATCACTACTAGCCCTACCATCCCTAACAGTCCTAGACCCACTACCAGCCCTACCTGCACCAACAGCATACATCCTTACCATCCCTACCAGTCATACCAGCATGAATCCCTACCAAGCCTAACAGTCCTATTAGCCCTACCAGCCCTAGCAGCATAACTCCTTACCAGCCCTACAATCCCTATCATTCCTAAGATCCAAACCAGCCCTAACTTCTCTACCATCTCTACCAGCATACATCCGTACAATCTCTAATATCCCTACAAACCCTAACATCCCTACTAACCCTACCAGCATAAATCCCTACCAGCACTACAATCCCAACCAGCCCTACCAGACCTACCAGCCCTGCCACCACTACCAGGCCAACCTGCCATACCAAGCCTACCAGCAATACCTTTATACATCTCCCCTACCAGCCCTGCCAGCAAACATCCCTATCAGCCCTACCATCCCTATCAGCCCTACCATCCCTATCAGCCCTACCATCCCTATCAGCACTACCAGCATACGGCCCTATTAGCCCTACCATCCCTATTagccctaccatccctaccagCCCTACCAGATTACATCCCTGCCATTCCTACCAGCATACATCCCAACCAGCTCTACCAGCATACATctctaccatccctaccatccctaccatccctaccatccctaccatctctaccatcctaccatccctaccatctctaccatcctaccatccctaccatacctaccatcctaccatacctaccatcctaccatccctaccatccctaccatacCTACCATCCTACCATatctaccatcctaccatccctaccatatctaccatcctaccatccctaccatctgTACTAGCTCTACCAACCTTACCAGCATACATCCTACCATACATCTCTACCAGCCCTTTCAGCCCTACCAGCaaacaaagtgagggaaatgatctcgGAGAAACTGAAGATGAActacaggaagattgaggtggagtgctcccacaggactggaaaaccttCCACCGGCCCAGGCGacaggcccaggccgatagtggtcaagttcttgaggttcaaggacaaggtaacTGTTCTGGAAAGAGCTAAGAACCTGAGAGGAGCCAATGTCTTCCTCAAGatggactatcctgaagctgtgcaccAGAAGAGGAAAATAACTTATCCCAGCTATGAAAGCTGCCACAGCACGTGGGGACATTTCGTACATCTGCTACATCACAGGATCATTGTTCACCCTCCCTCCCAAACAGCTTGgtagggatgagagagccaagccaatgggttcgtagcttcaaccccacagcacaacacacacacttccacacaccaactgattaatggactgctgaatgtatgttttttaaaatcttgctttgtttgctcttttccatattatgtttatctctgataacttacccaggaaagggctgtaAATAGCCCATATTAAATATAGGTAGCAATAGGTTCAGAAAATCAAGaccttgctaacatcagataacattcatatattagccatttctgagaccaATTTAGATAGttaatttgatgatacagcagtagcaatatgAGGATATAGTACATGGTGTTACAGCCCTACCTGCCATAGTACATGgtgttacagccctaccagccctACCAGCCCTACCATCCCTAGTACATGGTtttacagccctaccagccctACCATCCCTAGTACATGgtgttacagccctaccagccctACCAGCCCTAGTACATGgtgttacagccctaccagccctACCAGCCCTACCATCCCTAGTACATGGTtttacagccctaccagccctACCATCCCTAGTACATGgtgttacagccctaccagccctACCAGCCCTAGTACATGgtgttacagccctaccagccctACCAGCCCTACCAGCCCTAGTACATGGTtttacagccctaccagccctACCATCCCTAGTACATGgtgttacagccctaccagccctACCATCCCTAGTACATGgtgttacagccctaccagccctACCAGCCCTAGTACATGgtgttacagccctaccagccctACCAGCCCTAGTACATGGTGTTACAGCCCTACCTGCCCTACCAGCCCTAGTACATGGTtttacagccctaccagccctACCATCCCTAGTACATGgtgttacagccctaccagccctACCAGCCCTAGTACATGgtgttacagccctaccagccctACCAGCCCTACCAGCCCTAGTACATGGTGTTACAGCCCTACCTGCCCTACCAGCCCTAGTACATGGTTTTACAGCCCTACCATCCCTAGTACATGGTtttacagccctaccagccctACCATCCCTAGTACATGgtgttacagccctaccagccctACCAGCCCTAGTACATGgtgttacagccctaccagccctACCAGCCCTACCAGCCCTAGTACATGGTGTTACAGCCCTACCTGCCCTACCAGCCCTAGTACATGGTtttacagccctaccagccctACCAGCCCTAGTACATGgtgttacagccctaccagccctagtacatggtgttacagccctaccagccctACCAGCCCTAGTACATGGTtttacagccctaccagccctagtacatggtgttacagccctaccagccctACCAGCCCTAGTACATGgtgttacagccctaccagccctACCATCCCTAGTACATGGTGTTACAGCCCTACCTGCCATAGTACATGgtgttacagccctaccagccctACCAGCCCTAGTACATGgtgttacagccctaccagccctACCATCCCTAGTACATGGTGTTACAGCCCTACCTGCCATAGTACATGgtgttacagccctaccagccctagtacatggtgttacagccctaccagccctACCAGCCCTACCATCCCTAGTACATGGTGTTACATTCTTACTTGAAAACATACTTTTATTCCCATTTAATTTCCAGATCTAGACATGCTAAAGTAGTTTCACCCATAGTAGCATGAAGCTGAGAATAGCCTATGAGACAGGGACATGACCTGCTCTGATACTTCTGCTGCATATACACATGCAGAGGGAAGACTGAAGAGGGACTTTTACACACTGGCAGTGTGATCTGAAGGCTAACAGCAGTTCATTTAGTGTTTTACTGAGTTTTCCCATGACAAGATGAGGATTGAGGATTGTCAACCTCAAGTTTAAACAGAGAACAGAGCTATATCAATCCACCAGCCCTGTCATTCTGCTGTCTCAGGGTTATTAGCTGTCCCACCAGCCCTGTCATTCTGCTGTCTCAGGGTTATTAGCTGTCCCACCAGCCCTGTCACTATGCTGTCTCAGGGTTATTAGCTGTCCCACCAGCCCTGTCACTATGCTGTCTCAGGGTTATTAGCTGTCCCACCAGCCCTGTCACTATGCTGTCTCAGGGTTATTAGCTGTCCCACAGGCCCTGTCACTATGCTGTCCCACCAGCCCTGTCACTATGCTGTATCAGGGTTATTAGCTGTCCCCCCAGCCCTGTCATTCTGCTGTCTCAGGGTTATTAGCTGTCCCACCAGCCCTGTCATTCTGCTGTATCACGGTTATTAGCTGTCCCACCAGTCCTGTCACTATGCTGTCCCACCAGTCCTGTCACTATGCTGTCTCAGGGTTATTAGCTGTCCCACCAGCCCTGTCACTATGCTGTCCCACCAGTCCTGTCACTATGTTGTCTCAGGGTTATTAGCTGTCCCACCAGCCCTGTCACTATGCTGTCCCACCAGCCCTGTCACTATGCTGTCCCACCAGTCCTGTCACGATGCTGTCCCACCAGTCCTGTCACTATGTTGTCTCAGGGTTATTAGCTGTCCCACCAGCCCTGTCACTATGTTGTCTCAGGGTTATTAGCTGTCCCACCAGCCCTGTCACTATGTTGTCTCAGGGTTATTAGCTGTCCCACCAGCCCTATCACTATGCTGTCCCACCAGCCCTGTCACTATGCTGTCCCACCAGTCCTGTCACTATGCTGTCTCAGGGTTATTAGCTGTCCCACCAGCCCTGTCACTATGCTGTCTCAGGGTTATTAGCTATCCCACCAGTCCTGCCACTATGCTGTCTCAGGGTTATTAGCTGTCCCACCAGAATACATTGAAATCAGCGAGTGTGTAGAGGGCGCTGCATGTTGCATTCACCCAATGGCTATTTGCATGAGCTGCATTGCAAGAAATATCTTAATGCATCTGCAGAATATTAACTGGTCAGCTTGTAGAACTTTACAATAATTTGCCTATCTGGGATAAATGTTGTCAATGCATGACATTTAGGCTATATGACTGACTAGGTATAGGCTATATGACTGACTAGGTATAGGCTATATGACTGACTAGGTATAGGCTATATGACTGACTAGGTATAGGCTATATGACTGACTAGGTATAGGCTATATGACTGACTAGGTATAGGCTATATGACTGACAAAAGCAATACTATAGTGTTATAACATCAGAAAATAACACTGAAAAGATTTAAAAatttaaattcaaaacaacttgtGCAAGACACTACTGGACTTTGCTTTCAGCATTGTTTACGATGTCAAATCTCTGAGAGTAGGCCATGCCATGGTGTTCACTGGGATTTGAGGCCATGCCATGGTGTTCAGTGGGATTTGAGGCCATGCCATGGTGTTCACTGGGATTTAAGGCCATGCCATGGTGTTCACAGGGATTTGAGGCCATGCCATGGTGTTCAGTGGGATTTGAGGCCATGCCATGGTGTTCAGTGGGATTTGAGGCCATGCCATGGTGTTCACTGGGATTTGAGGCCATGCCATGGTGTTCACTGGGATTTGAGGCCATGCCATGGTGTTCAGTGGGATTTGAGGCCATGCCATGGTGTTCACTGGGATTTGAGGCCATGCCATGGTGTTCACTGGGATTTGAGGCCATGCCATGGTGTTCACTGGGATTTGAGGCCATGCCATGGTGTTCAGTGGGATTTGAGGCCATGCCATGGTGTTCACTGGGATTTGAGGCCATGCCATGGTGTTCAGTGGGATTTGAGGCCATGCCATGGTGTTCAGTGGGATTTGAGGCCATGCCATGGTGTTCACTGGGATTTGAGGCCATGCCATGGTGTTCAGTGGGATTTGAGGCCATGCCATGGTGTTCACTGGGATTTGAGGCCATGCCATGGTGTTCACTGGGATTTGAGGCCATGCCATGGTGTTCAGTGGGATTTGAGGCCATGCCATGGTGTTCACTGGGATTTGAGGCCATGCCATGGTGTTCACTGGGATTTGAGGCCATGCCATGGTGTTCAGTGGGATTTGAGGCCATGCCATGGTGTTCAGTGGGATTTGAGGCCATGCCATGGTGTTCAGTGGGATTTGAGGCCATGCCATGGTGTTCACAGGGATTTGAGGCCATGCCATGGTGTTCACTGGGATTTGAGGCCATGCCATGGTGTTCACTGGGATTTGAGGCCATGCCATGGTGTTCAGTGGGATTTGAGGCCATGCCATGGTGTTCAGTGGGATTTGAGGCCATGCCATGGTGTTCAGTGGGATTTGAGGCCATGCCATGGTGTTCACAGGGAGGTGAGGAAATAAAGACAACACCTCCATCTGGTGGTGGGAAGCagatatacagtactgtagaacAAGATGCCTGTAGACAAGTCTGCTACTGTAACTATAGACCAGCTACCTAGATAGGTGTAAACGTTGTCTTCAAAATACAGTGCCTCAGCCTAGCAACCAATTAAGCCTCTACATCTGCGTTGCTTACTCTCGTGGGTTTTAGGCTCGGTTTCTGTATAGgcctttgtgacaactgctgttgTAAATAGGTCtctataaataaatgtgattgattggtTGAAGTCTATCCCATTGGTTTAGCTGCAATGCTAAATGCTTGTTTTGGAACCTGGATTGGATACTAATGGATGGCAGTTTTGCTGAGATGTTTGGCTACTGTATTTAGAACTAAATCTGGCAACCACTGAATTGTCTTTATGCGGCGGACAGGCTATGAATTAGATTTGTTCACAAAAGCCTGTATCACAATTGATCAATCGAAAGAATAAAGACCAATTTCCTGATTGGAGGTATCAAGTGAGGGATTAAATTGATTACGAAAACTAACACATCTGGTAAATAAACTTCTGACTGTGGGAAGATCTCAACTGTGTCCCTCCTcgcgtcctctctctcctcgcctccttctcaaacccCATTGGATGAGAGAGCCAGAGGTCCCGCCCATCTGACCTTTTCCtacaatgggttttgagaagaaggagagaggagcgagGACGCGAGGATACAATTAAGATATGGCCGTTGACATTTGTTCCCGCTTCATGGAGCGTCCAGTTTGCGTTGATAAACACGGAAGTGGGACTGAAACGTGAAAACAAATCTTTACCGCACCGCCTCACAAAGTGTTATGACACAGTCATTACCGATTCTTTTTCAACGTGCACAATCTTAGTTTAAGCGATTTCTGCTGTTATTTTGAATTAACCGTAATTATTTATAGTTCTGCTGTAGAGTAGATTAGCACAATGAAGAACTGTATTGCTGCTGTGATAACACTATGCATTGTAATGCAGGTGAATGGTGCTTTGGATTTCGAGAAAACGCGCACGGCATATTCTGCAAAGGCGAGTGAAATATCTTTAAATGTATTCAAATGTTGTTCAGTACCTACGCTATCAATTCATTATGTATGGTATAGTAACATAGACTATTCAATGCTATTGCACAGATCTTTGGGTTCTCATGGGAGAACTGCGGTAAGCCAGACGACCCAGCGGTTCTGAAGACCCTAGCCCTGTCCCCGGACCCCATCACAGTTCCAGGGGACCTGACTGCCAGTGCGTCCGGGAACACAACGGTCGAGCTGGCCGCTCCCCTCGCTGTTAGTACTAAGCATGCACCAAGGGTCTCCTCCTAAAATGCTCAAATGAGATCTTGAATGCTATTTGATTTCTTATGAAGTATACTGATTTGTTTAGGTAgccagcagtggtggaaaaagtacccaattgtcatacttaataaaagtaaagataccttaatagaaaattactcaagtaaaagtgaaaatgacccagtaaaatactacttgagtaaaagtctaaaaatatttggatttaaatatacttaagtatcaaaagtaaatgtaattgctaaaatatacttaagtatcaagagtaaaagtacaagtataaataatttaaaattgctaatataaagcaaaccagatggaataATTGTCTTGTTTTATTTAATTAACggatagccagggacatgctccaacactcagacatcatttacaaacaaagcatgtgtttagtgagtctgccagatcagaggcagtagagatgaccaaggatgttctcttgataagtgtgcgaataaggcaattttcctgtcctgctaaaggaaaatgtatggcgtaaaatgtacataattttctttaggaatgtagcgaagtaaaagtagtcaaaaatatcaagagtacagatatcccaaaaaactacttaagtagtactttaaagtatttttacttaaagaCTTTACAGCGCTGGTAGCTAGTGAATGTAATTAACCAACCATTAGTTTTTGAGATAGGCATATGATATTGCCTGTCTTtttaatatatacatgtatatagaATGAATAGGCTCTTCATGGATAAAAATGGTCACAGTAAAAGCCAGTTGTACACACTATAGCCCTAATAAATCAGTTCTTCCTGAAAAACTTGCCAACAGAATTGAAAGCTGTTACTTAGCCATTTCAGTCTGTAGGCCTATTCAGACAGGTGAGAGCCTATTCcactttgtctgtgtgtgtctattgttgGCTCTGAGTGCTTCTGGGGGGCGCTGGGTAGTTCTGGGTGGCTCTGGGTGCTTCTGGGTGCTGTGTTGTTAAACAGGTAGAAACTTGCCTGGGGCAGGTTTGTCTGACTCACTGATCCCATGAGCTTCATGTGAGCAGCTCACCACATAAACCCCGCTCTGCTGCACTGATGACCCAAATAGATATGAAATGTACACTTCCTGATACAATGCTCACCCATACAATGTAGAGTTCACAAGAGAAGGGATGGCATTGGCAGTGGTGTGGGCAATGTTCTGATCAGGAATGCACCAATGTAACATTGTTGCATTTTGAACGTTTTTGCAACAGACTGCTTTCACGTACTAGACATTCTGTTGTTCCTGAACTTGAATTGCTTTAGTTGAAGCAATACATAGAATTGTGACTTAACTGTTCTTCTTGGAAATCAATTACTTAGATCACAGTGCCAGATTATAATTTTCCTTCCCTACCAAGTAAAAAGACAGTAACTGTTCATAgtgtggaactgagaaaaatgtattttatttacctTGTTTTCACAGtatgcagttactgctaacatgacatcttggccatgttctgttataatctccacctggcacagccagaagaggactggccacccctcatagcctggttcctctctaggtttcttcctaggttttggcctttctctggagtttttcctagccaccgtgcttctacacctgcattgcttactgtttggggttttaggctgggtttctgtacagcactttgtggcatcagctgatgtaagaagggctagaTAAAtacctttgatttgatttgatttgacggcCCCCATTTTTttccaaaacacaatacaatagaggcaggttacttgtccacatgattaagcatgtatttaatgtagcaaaAATGACATTAACACATTTTCtgaccaaatgagcagttacAGCCTTTTAGCTTGGTAGGGCAGTAATAGCCTACCCCAAATTCTTTCTAACATTGCAGAATtccaatggtgacatcattgcaAGGGAAGAATAtaacattttcttctttgctGTAAACGACTAGGGCTCAATGTTCAAGTCAAGAATAGCGTGGCATTAGACAAGGCTTTAAAACACCATGGCACTGGTCCTATTTTCTCCTCTTAGGTAACTTGACCAAGCTTGGTGATACAACTATGAAATATAGTTTATTGACACCTTTTATTTTATTGATACTTTGTTTTTCATAACACCCTGGCCCTATTTAGGATGCAAATTGGCCAGTCAACAGTCGAACTGTAGTTAAATAACAGCATTTTGTCCATAGGTAAATGTAATTGTGTGATGGCCTACCTTGTGGATAGGTGTACTGTTACTGTAGCCTTCCATGTTTTTCCAGACATCCCACTTAACTGGCCCTATATATTTCTCTCTTAGGTGAATGTGACGCTGGAGAAGGAGGTGGCAGGGTTCTGGGTCAAGATCCCATGTCTGGATGAGATAGGGAGCTGTCATTACACAGACGGCTGTGACCTGCTCAACCAGCTGATACCGCCAGGACAGGACTGTCCTGAACCTCTTCACACCTACGGCATCCCCTGCCACTGTCCCTTTAAAGCTGTGAGTCTATACTGTAGTTCATCCCCTGCCACTGTCCCTTTAAAGCTGTGAGTCTATACTGTAGTTCATCCCCTGCCGCTGTCCCTTTAAAGCTGTGAGTCTATACTGTAGTTCATCCCCTGCCACTGTCCCTTTAAAGCTGTGAGTCTATACTGTAGTTCATCCCCTGCCACTGTCCCTTTAAAGCTGTGAGTCTATACTGTAGTTCATCCCCTGCCACTGTCCCTTTAAAGCTGTGAGTCTATACTGTAGTTCATCCCCTGCCACTGTCCCTTTAAAGCTGTGAGTCTATACTGTAGTCCATCCCCTGCCACTGTCCCTTTAAAGCTGTGAGTCTATACTGTAGTCCATCCCCTGCCACTGTCCCTATAAAGCTGTGAGTCTATACTGTAGTCCATCCCCTGCCACTGTCCCTTTAAAGCTGTGAGTCTATACTGTAGGTCATCCCCTGCCACTGTCCCTTTAAAGCTGTGAGTCTATACTGTAATTCATCCCCTGCCACTGTCCCTTTAAAGCTGTGAGTCTATACTGTAGTCCATCCCCTGCCACTGTCCCTTTAAAGCTGTGAGTCTATACTGTAGGTCATCACCTGCCACTGTCCCTTTAAAGCTGTGAGTCTATACTGTAGTTCATCCCCTGCCACTGTCCCTTTAAAGCTGTGAGTCTATACTGTAGTCCATCCCCTGCCACTGTCCCTTTAAAGCTGTGAGTCTATACTGTAGTTCATCCCCTGCCACTGTCCCTTTAAAGCTGTGAGTCTATACTGTAGTCCATCCCCTGCCACTGTCCCTTTAAAGCTGTGAGTCTATACTGTAGTTCATCCCCTGCCGCTGTCCCTTTAAAGCTGTGAGTCTATACTGTAGTCCATCCCCTG is from Salvelinus namaycush isolate Seneca chromosome 17, SaNama_1.0, whole genome shotgun sequence and encodes:
- the gm2a gene encoding ganglioside GM2 activator, with the protein product MKNCIAAVITLCIVMQVNGALDFEKTRTAYSAKIFGFSWENCGKPDDPAVLKTLALSPDPITVPGDLTASASGNTTVELAAPLAVNVTLEKEVAGFWVKIPCLDEIGSCHYTDGCDLLNQLIPPGQDCPEPLHTYGIPCHCPFKAGVYTLPESDFYLPDIDLPYWLTNGHYRVQGVLGAMEKELGCLKITFSVHSNY